A genome region from Manis pentadactyla isolate mManPen7 chromosome 5, mManPen7.hap1, whole genome shotgun sequence includes the following:
- the DNMT3B gene encoding DNA (cytosine-5)-methyltransferase 3B isoform X4, with amino-acid sequence MKGDTRRLNGEEDASRREDSIMTNGGCSDRSSDSKDAPSPPILEAVVTPEIRGRRSSSRLSKREVSSLLSYTQDLTGDGDGEGEDGDGLDTPVMPKLFRETRTRSESPASLRRRTVSLAGTPWPSPASPYLTIDLTDDDVVPQSSSTPYARLAQDSQQENTESLQVDVEGRDADSTEYQDGKEFGIGDLVWGKIKGFSWWPAMVVSWKATSKRQAMSGMRWVQWFGDGKFSEVSADKLVALGLFSQHFNLATFNKLVSYRKALYHVLEKARVRAGKIFPSSPGDSLEDQLKPMLEWAHGGFKPTGIEGLKPNNKRQENKTRRRTADDSATSDYCPPPKRLKTNCYNNGKDRGEEDQSREQMALDVTNNKSNLEDSCLSCGRKNPVSFHPLFEGGLCQTCRDRFLELFYMYDDDGYQSYCTVCCEGRELLLCSNTSCCRCFCVECLEVLVGAGTAADAKLQEPWSCYMCLPQRCHGVLRRRKDWNVRLQAFFTSDMGLEYEAPKLYPAIPAARRRPIRVLSLFDGIATGYLVLKELGIKVEKYIASEVCEESIAVGTVKHEGNIKYVNDVRNITKRNIEEWGPFDLVIGGSPCNDLSNVNPARKGLYEGTGRLFFEFYHLLNYTRPKEGDERPFFWMFENVVAMKVGDKRDISRFLECNPVMIDAIKVSAAHRARYFWGNLPGMNRIFGFPVHYTDVSNMGRGARQKLLGRSWSVPVIRHLFAPLKDYFACE; translated from the exons ATGAAGGGAGACACCAGACGTCTCAACGGAGAGGAGGACGCCAGCAGGAGGGAAGACTCCATCATGACCAATGGGGGCTGCAGCGACCGGTCTTCTGATTCTAAGGACGCGCCCTCTCCCCCGATCCTGGAGGCTGTCGTCACCCCGGAGATCAGAG GCCGCAGATCAAGCTCACGACTATCCAAGCGGGAAGTCTCCAGCTTGCTGAGTTATACTCAG GATCTCACAGGTGACGGAGATGGCGAAGGGGAAGATGGAGACGGTTTGGACACTCCAGTGATGCCAAAACTCTTCCGTGAAACCAGGACACGGTCTGAAAGCCCAGCT TCCCTGAGGCGGAGGACAGTATCATTGGCAGGCACGCCGTGGCCATCCCCTGCCAGCCCCTACCTCACCATTGACCTCACAGATGACGATGTGGTACCCCAGAGCAGCAGTACTCCCTACGCCCGCCTGGCCCAGGACAGCCAGCAGGAGAACACAGAGTCCCTGCAGGTGGATGTAGAGGGTAGAGATGCAGACAGCACCGAGTATCAG gatGGGAAGGAGTTTGGAATAGGGGACCTCGTGTGGGGCAAAATCAAGGGCTTCTCCTGGTGGCCTGCCATGGTAGTGTCCTGGAAGGCCACCTCCAAGCGCCAGGCCATGTCCGGCATGCGGTGGGTCCAGTGGTTTGGTGATGGCAAGTTCTCAGAG GTCTCAGCGGATAAACTGGTGGCCCTGGGGCTGTTCAGCCAGCACTTTAACCTGGCGACCTTCAATAAGCTGGTCTCTTACAGGAAGGCCTTGTACCATGTACTGGAG AAAGCCAGGGTGCGAGCTGGCAAGATCTTCCCCAGCAGCCCTGGAGACTCGTTGGAAGACCAGCTGAAGCCAATGTTGGAGTGGGCCCACGGGGGCTTTAAGCCCACCGGGATTGAGGGCCTCAAACCCAACAATAAGCGACAAG AGAACAAAACCCGAAGGCGCACAGCCGACGACTCGGCCACCTCTGACTACTGCCCCCCACCCAAGCGCCTCAAGACAAATTGCTATAACAACGGCAAAGACCGAGGAGAGGAGGACCAGAGTCGAG AGCAAATGGCTTTGGATGTTACCAACAATAAGAGTAACTTGGAAG ATAGCTGTTTGTCCTGTGGTAGGAAAAACCCCGTGTCTTTCCACCCTCTCTTTGAGGGTGGCCTCTGCCAGACGTGCCGG gACCGGTTCCTCGAGCTGTTCTACATGTACGACGACGATGGCTATCAGTCTTACTGCACCGTGTGCTGTGAGGGCCGCGAGCTGCTGCTCTGCAGCAACACAAGCTGCTGCCG GTGCTTCTGTGTGGAGTGCCTGGAGGTGCTGGTGGGAGCAGGCACGGCAGCCGATGCAAAGCTGCAGGAGCCCTGGAGCTGCTACATGTGCCTCCCGCAGCGCTGTCATGGAGTCCTGCGGCGCAGGAAGGACTGGAATGTGCGCCTGCAGGCCTTCTTCACCAGTGACATGGGGCTCGAATAT GAAGCCCCCAAGTTATACCCTGCAATTCCCGCAGCTCGAAGGCGGCCCATTCGGGTTTTGTCCCTGTTTGATGGAATTGCAACAG GATACTTGGTCCTCAAAGAATTGGGCATCAAAGTGGAGAAGTACATCGCCTCTGAAGTATGTGAAGAGTCCATTGCCGTTGGAACTGTTAAGCATGAAGGCAATATCAAATATGTGAATGACGTCAGGAACATCACAAAGAGAAAT ATTGAAGAATGGGGCCCCTTTGACTTGGTGATTGGTGGAAGCCCATGCAATGATCTCTCAAATGTGAACCCTGCCAGGAAAGGCCTGTATG AGGGCACAGGCCGGCTCTTCTTTGAGTTCTACCACCTGCTGAATTACACACGCCCCAAGGAGGGTGATGAAAGGCCCTTCTTCTGGATGTTTGAGAATGTGGTAGCCATGAAAGTCGGTGACAAGAGGGACATCTCTCGGTTCCTGGAG TGTAATCCAGTGATGATAGATGCCATCAAAGTGTCCGCTGCTCACAGAGCCCGATACTTCTGGGGCAACCTACCTGGGATGAACAG
- the DNMT3B gene encoding DNA (cytosine-5)-methyltransferase 3B isoform X5 yields MKGDTRRLNGEEDASRREDSIMTNGGCSDRSSDSKDAPSPPILEAVVTPEIRGRRSSSRLSKREVSSLLSYTQDLTGDGDGEGEDGDGLDTPVMPKLFRETRTRSESPAVRTRNSNIASSRERHRPSPRSTRGRQGRSHVEESPVEFSATRSLRRRTVSLAGTPWPSPASPYLTIDLTDDDVVPQSSSTPYARLAQDSQQENTESLQVDVEGRDADSTEYQDGKEFGIGDLVWGKIKGFSWWPAMVVSWKATSKRQAMSGMRWVQWFGDGKFSEVSADKLVALGLFSQHFNLATFNKLVSYRKALYHVLEKARVRAGKIFPSSPGDSLEDQLKPMLEWAHGGFKPTGIEGLKPNNKRQENKTRRRTADDSATSDYCPPPKRLKTNCYNNGKDRGEEDQSREQMALDVTNNKSNLEDSCLSCGRKNPVSFHPLFEGGLCQTCRDRFLELFYMYDDDGYQSYCTVCCEGRELLLCSNTSCCRCFCVECLEVLVGAGTAADAKLQEPWSCYMCLPQRCHGVLRRRKDWNVRLQAFFTSDMGLEYEAPKLYPAIPAARRRPIRVLSLFDGIATGYLVLKELGIKVEKYIASEVCEESIAVGTVKHEGNIKYVNDVRNITKRNIEEWGPFDLVIGGSPCNDLSNVNPARKGLYEGTGRLFFEFYHLLNYTRPKEGDERPFFWMFENVVAMKVGDKRDISRFLECNPVMIDAIKVSAAHRARYFWGNLPGMNS; encoded by the exons ATGAAGGGAGACACCAGACGTCTCAACGGAGAGGAGGACGCCAGCAGGAGGGAAGACTCCATCATGACCAATGGGGGCTGCAGCGACCGGTCTTCTGATTCTAAGGACGCGCCCTCTCCCCCGATCCTGGAGGCTGTCGTCACCCCGGAGATCAGAG GCCGCAGATCAAGCTCACGACTATCCAAGCGGGAAGTCTCCAGCTTGCTGAGTTATACTCAG GATCTCACAGGTGACGGAGATGGCGAAGGGGAAGATGGAGACGGTTTGGACACTCCAGTGATGCCAAAACTCTTCCGTGAAACCAGGACACGGTCTGAAAGCCCAGCT GTCCGAACCCGAAATAGCAACATTGCCTCCAGCCGGGAGAGGCACAGGCCCTCCCCACGGTCCACCCGAGGCCGGCAGGGCCGCAGTCACGTGGAGGAATCCCCCGTGGAGTTCTCAGCTACCAGG TCCCTGAGGCGGAGGACAGTATCATTGGCAGGCACGCCGTGGCCATCCCCTGCCAGCCCCTACCTCACCATTGACCTCACAGATGACGATGTGGTACCCCAGAGCAGCAGTACTCCCTACGCCCGCCTGGCCCAGGACAGCCAGCAGGAGAACACAGAGTCCCTGCAGGTGGATGTAGAGGGTAGAGATGCAGACAGCACCGAGTATCAG gatGGGAAGGAGTTTGGAATAGGGGACCTCGTGTGGGGCAAAATCAAGGGCTTCTCCTGGTGGCCTGCCATGGTAGTGTCCTGGAAGGCCACCTCCAAGCGCCAGGCCATGTCCGGCATGCGGTGGGTCCAGTGGTTTGGTGATGGCAAGTTCTCAGAG GTCTCAGCGGATAAACTGGTGGCCCTGGGGCTGTTCAGCCAGCACTTTAACCTGGCGACCTTCAATAAGCTGGTCTCTTACAGGAAGGCCTTGTACCATGTACTGGAG AAAGCCAGGGTGCGAGCTGGCAAGATCTTCCCCAGCAGCCCTGGAGACTCGTTGGAAGACCAGCTGAAGCCAATGTTGGAGTGGGCCCACGGGGGCTTTAAGCCCACCGGGATTGAGGGCCTCAAACCCAACAATAAGCGACAAG AGAACAAAACCCGAAGGCGCACAGCCGACGACTCGGCCACCTCTGACTACTGCCCCCCACCCAAGCGCCTCAAGACAAATTGCTATAACAACGGCAAAGACCGAGGAGAGGAGGACCAGAGTCGAG AGCAAATGGCTTTGGATGTTACCAACAATAAGAGTAACTTGGAAG ATAGCTGTTTGTCCTGTGGTAGGAAAAACCCCGTGTCTTTCCACCCTCTCTTTGAGGGTGGCCTCTGCCAGACGTGCCGG gACCGGTTCCTCGAGCTGTTCTACATGTACGACGACGATGGCTATCAGTCTTACTGCACCGTGTGCTGTGAGGGCCGCGAGCTGCTGCTCTGCAGCAACACAAGCTGCTGCCG GTGCTTCTGTGTGGAGTGCCTGGAGGTGCTGGTGGGAGCAGGCACGGCAGCCGATGCAAAGCTGCAGGAGCCCTGGAGCTGCTACATGTGCCTCCCGCAGCGCTGTCATGGAGTCCTGCGGCGCAGGAAGGACTGGAATGTGCGCCTGCAGGCCTTCTTCACCAGTGACATGGGGCTCGAATAT GAAGCCCCCAAGTTATACCCTGCAATTCCCGCAGCTCGAAGGCGGCCCATTCGGGTTTTGTCCCTGTTTGATGGAATTGCAACAG GATACTTGGTCCTCAAAGAATTGGGCATCAAAGTGGAGAAGTACATCGCCTCTGAAGTATGTGAAGAGTCCATTGCCGTTGGAACTGTTAAGCATGAAGGCAATATCAAATATGTGAATGACGTCAGGAACATCACAAAGAGAAAT ATTGAAGAATGGGGCCCCTTTGACTTGGTGATTGGTGGAAGCCCATGCAATGATCTCTCAAATGTGAACCCTGCCAGGAAAGGCCTGTATG AGGGCACAGGCCGGCTCTTCTTTGAGTTCTACCACCTGCTGAATTACACACGCCCCAAGGAGGGTGATGAAAGGCCCTTCTTCTGGATGTTTGAGAATGTGGTAGCCATGAAAGTCGGTGACAAGAGGGACATCTCTCGGTTCCTGGAG TGTAATCCAGTGATGATAGATGCCATCAAAGTGTCCGCTGCTCACAGAGCCCGATACTTCTGGGGCAACCTACCTGGGATGAACAG
- the DNMT3B gene encoding DNA (cytosine-5)-methyltransferase 3B isoform X3, with the protein MKGDTRRLNGEEDASRREDSIMTNGGCSDRSSDSKDAPSPPILEAVVTPEIRGRRSSSRLSKREVSSLLSYTQDLTGDGDGEGEDGDGLDTPVMPKLFRETRTRSESPAVRTRNSNIASSRERHRPSPRSTRGRQGRSHVEESPVEFSATRSLRRRTVSLAGTPWPSPASPYLTIDLTDDDVVPQSSSTPYARLAQDSQQENTESLQVDVEGRDADSTEYQDGKEFGIGDLVWGKIKGFSWWPAMVVSWKATSKRQAMSGMRWVQWFGDGKFSEVSADKLVALGLFSQHFNLATFNKLVSYRKALYHVLEKARVRAGKIFPSSPGDSLEDQLKPMLEWAHGGFKPTGIEGLKPNNKRQENKTRRRTADDSATSDYCPPPKRLKTNCYNNGKDRGEEDQSREQMALDVTNNKSNLEDSCLSCGRKNPVSFHPLFEGGLCQTCRDRFLELFYMYDDDGYQSYCTVCCEGRELLLCSNTSCCRCFCVECLEVLVGAGTAADAKLQEPWSCYMCLPQRCHGVLRRRKDWNVRLQAFFTSDMGLEYEAPKLYPAIPAARRRPIRVLSLFDGIATGYLVLKELGIKVEKYIASEVCEESIAVGTVKHEGNIKYVNDVRNITKRNIEEWGPFDLVIGGSPCNDLSNVNPARKGLYEGTGRLFFEFYHLLNYTRPKEGDERPFFWMFENVVAMKVGDKRDISRFLECNPVMIDAIKVSAAHRARYFWGNLPGMNRIFGFPVHYTDVSNMGRGARQKLLGRSWSVPVIRHLFAPLKDYFACE; encoded by the exons ATGAAGGGAGACACCAGACGTCTCAACGGAGAGGAGGACGCCAGCAGGAGGGAAGACTCCATCATGACCAATGGGGGCTGCAGCGACCGGTCTTCTGATTCTAAGGACGCGCCCTCTCCCCCGATCCTGGAGGCTGTCGTCACCCCGGAGATCAGAG GCCGCAGATCAAGCTCACGACTATCCAAGCGGGAAGTCTCCAGCTTGCTGAGTTATACTCAG GATCTCACAGGTGACGGAGATGGCGAAGGGGAAGATGGAGACGGTTTGGACACTCCAGTGATGCCAAAACTCTTCCGTGAAACCAGGACACGGTCTGAAAGCCCAGCT GTCCGAACCCGAAATAGCAACATTGCCTCCAGCCGGGAGAGGCACAGGCCCTCCCCACGGTCCACCCGAGGCCGGCAGGGCCGCAGTCACGTGGAGGAATCCCCCGTGGAGTTCTCAGCTACCAGG TCCCTGAGGCGGAGGACAGTATCATTGGCAGGCACGCCGTGGCCATCCCCTGCCAGCCCCTACCTCACCATTGACCTCACAGATGACGATGTGGTACCCCAGAGCAGCAGTACTCCCTACGCCCGCCTGGCCCAGGACAGCCAGCAGGAGAACACAGAGTCCCTGCAGGTGGATGTAGAGGGTAGAGATGCAGACAGCACCGAGTATCAG gatGGGAAGGAGTTTGGAATAGGGGACCTCGTGTGGGGCAAAATCAAGGGCTTCTCCTGGTGGCCTGCCATGGTAGTGTCCTGGAAGGCCACCTCCAAGCGCCAGGCCATGTCCGGCATGCGGTGGGTCCAGTGGTTTGGTGATGGCAAGTTCTCAGAG GTCTCAGCGGATAAACTGGTGGCCCTGGGGCTGTTCAGCCAGCACTTTAACCTGGCGACCTTCAATAAGCTGGTCTCTTACAGGAAGGCCTTGTACCATGTACTGGAG AAAGCCAGGGTGCGAGCTGGCAAGATCTTCCCCAGCAGCCCTGGAGACTCGTTGGAAGACCAGCTGAAGCCAATGTTGGAGTGGGCCCACGGGGGCTTTAAGCCCACCGGGATTGAGGGCCTCAAACCCAACAATAAGCGACAAG AGAACAAAACCCGAAGGCGCACAGCCGACGACTCGGCCACCTCTGACTACTGCCCCCCACCCAAGCGCCTCAAGACAAATTGCTATAACAACGGCAAAGACCGAGGAGAGGAGGACCAGAGTCGAG AGCAAATGGCTTTGGATGTTACCAACAATAAGAGTAACTTGGAAG ATAGCTGTTTGTCCTGTGGTAGGAAAAACCCCGTGTCTTTCCACCCTCTCTTTGAGGGTGGCCTCTGCCAGACGTGCCGG gACCGGTTCCTCGAGCTGTTCTACATGTACGACGACGATGGCTATCAGTCTTACTGCACCGTGTGCTGTGAGGGCCGCGAGCTGCTGCTCTGCAGCAACACAAGCTGCTGCCG GTGCTTCTGTGTGGAGTGCCTGGAGGTGCTGGTGGGAGCAGGCACGGCAGCCGATGCAAAGCTGCAGGAGCCCTGGAGCTGCTACATGTGCCTCCCGCAGCGCTGTCATGGAGTCCTGCGGCGCAGGAAGGACTGGAATGTGCGCCTGCAGGCCTTCTTCACCAGTGACATGGGGCTCGAATAT GAAGCCCCCAAGTTATACCCTGCAATTCCCGCAGCTCGAAGGCGGCCCATTCGGGTTTTGTCCCTGTTTGATGGAATTGCAACAG GATACTTGGTCCTCAAAGAATTGGGCATCAAAGTGGAGAAGTACATCGCCTCTGAAGTATGTGAAGAGTCCATTGCCGTTGGAACTGTTAAGCATGAAGGCAATATCAAATATGTGAATGACGTCAGGAACATCACAAAGAGAAAT ATTGAAGAATGGGGCCCCTTTGACTTGGTGATTGGTGGAAGCCCATGCAATGATCTCTCAAATGTGAACCCTGCCAGGAAAGGCCTGTATG AGGGCACAGGCCGGCTCTTCTTTGAGTTCTACCACCTGCTGAATTACACACGCCCCAAGGAGGGTGATGAAAGGCCCTTCTTCTGGATGTTTGAGAATGTGGTAGCCATGAAAGTCGGTGACAAGAGGGACATCTCTCGGTTCCTGGAG TGTAATCCAGTGATGATAGATGCCATCAAAGTGTCCGCTGCTCACAGAGCCCGATACTTCTGGGGCAACCTACCTGGGATGAACAG